Part of the Nicotiana sylvestris chromosome 5, ASM39365v2, whole genome shotgun sequence genome is shown below.
ATGTCCCGGTAAGAAAAACTTGGCTATAAACTTatcggccaactcatcccacgtagtgatagaatgattggggaaTCTTTCtagccagtccaaagctttccctctaagtgagaaagggaacaatctcagtctcaatgcatcctccaacacattagtttgtttgcttccccagcaggtatccacaaagccctttagatgtttatatgcattctgatggggagcacctgtAAAGTACCCTCGTTGCTCCAataaagtcaacatcacatttgtaatctGGAAATTGCCCACCCGAATCcgaggtgggacaattgcacttgcgtacccttcatttggaagcacccgaggagccactcttggaggagcTGGGGGAGGATTATCATTGCCCTAGTGGCCTCTTCTTTGAGCTTGAGGTACTAGAGGTACCTCATCTTCACCAGTATCATCTACATCTTCCCCTAGGATAGCATTTCCAATAGGATCATTGTTTTCCATGTTGTACCTAAAACGATTAACTCATACAAGTTAGtaaaacagaaggaaagaaaaacaagacacaaaactagtcagatagatagccaaaatcgttTAGCTCCCCGGTaatggtgccaaaaagtgattggCTCCAACCCTGTACACTATCGAATGgcaagagtggtcgatgcagcttttacccggaAGGTTGGGATCGATCCACAGAGAGCTAATATTAGTTTGGAATTAGGTTTCTAtccaatgttttaaaaggcggggGCGTGAGGTGAGGCGTTTTACCTAACACGGGACGAGGCGTAAGCCCCGAAACATGGGGCGTAAATCCATggatatttaatttataattaataaaataaacttaaaattatttttaaatctaAAAATTACATAATTCTTTTAGAAAATTCAtacaaatcaaaaaaaataaagaattatttataattaaattaactaacaataaaaaatatactaaaaaatgAGATACATCTTAACAATAAGTCAATAATGTTCTAACCCAAATAACAATCCATATTCCAAACAAGATAAGCAAAAAGCGTCGATCATTTGtcagaaaaaaatgaaataaaatcaaacTAGTTCATGGCAATGATCTGAAGTTTGAACTATAAAGACAAACATTATAGATGCCTTtagaatatatattttaaaatatgagAGAGGTTAATTTTCTAGAAGTTTAACAGTAAAGAATATTTAGTGCAAACAAAAGAATTTGGTCAGAGATACATTGGTATCATTGTTAAGAGCACAAATGGCACTCATCTTCCACAAAAAGCAGAAATGCACAAAAACTATATCATCTCTCATGTCTCAATAGTAGCTTTGTAATTATATTTCTATGTGCAAAGTGCATCTCTAAACACTCAGCAAGACTTCATAACCCTCTTTGATTGAAGTCACAAAAGTTGTTGCTCCTCCATATACATGCCTGCAAAACATATTTCATATTAAGAAAATAAAGAGTTTAGTGAGAGCTAACATTGTCTAGCTTCAAAGTTTAAATCCACTTGCCTCTGATTAGAGCAGTTTTGTCAAAAAGTTTCAACAGTCAAAGTCTAATCAATCGCTATAAAAAATGAGGTCGTCGTCCATTTCATCATTAATCTCCACATCTTCTAATCCTTCCTCACTCTCAAGTAGCactgatttttctttatgtaGATCAAAAGGAAAAAGGCAAAAAAATTTAAGTATTTAACATAACTTCATAAAGTACTAGTAAATAGTAGTACACTACACACTCACCTGAAGCCTTATGTTTTTTGTTTGATGGACTTAATTCACTTGTATCTCTTAAACTACCAAcatcaatgatagattcatatgTAAGGTCATTTTCATATGCAGTAGGTGGCACCATTCTAATGACATCAACATCAAATAAATTCTCTTCATCAAGCCAAGAAGGATCTTCAGGAAGCACGGGATCTTCTTTTTCAGTTATCCATTCATCATCAGAATCAATTTCATCAACTAGAATCGGATCGAcattttgcatttttcttttgatGCTCCTTTCTCTTAATCTAGCATTGTATCTGACATAAACTAGAGAATTTAATCTATGATGCTCAAGTCTATTTCGCTTCTTGGTATGAATCTAGCAAATATTAGAAAACCAAAAATAAGctattataaaaacaaaaatgcaaTAGTAGAAGTTCTGGAAAAGCATAACTCTTACCGACTCGAAGGTACTCCAATTTCTTTCACAACCCGAGGAGCTACATGTGAGATTCAAGACACGAATCGCAAATTTTGTCAACTCTGGAGTTCTACCTCCAAAATGTATCCACCAATCTGTCGGAGATCGTACTTTCTTAGAATCCATAGCTAACTGACTTCCAAAATCCCCTCTCAAGTGGTCATATGAATCTAACTGAACATCCACTTTAAATCTCTCTTCATAACCCAACATTCTTTCCATACATTGGAACAAACCTTGTTTGATTTCATAATTATTAGAAAACCTTTCATCAAATCGCAACCGAGGATTCAAATAGTATCCAGCAGCATGAAGTGGACGATGAAGTTGGTTATTCCATCTATCATCAATTCTCTTCCAAATGGGACCATACTTTTTTTGGTTGGATCCACAATTTATAGCTATCTTTTCCTTAGATCTGTTCATCAAATCATACATATATCCCATGCATGGTTTTTCCTCTGAATCTACTTCTCTCAAAACCCTCACTAAAGGTGTAACACTCTTTACATAATAAGCAATATAAAGCCAGAAGTTCTGATCAAACAAAATTGTGGCTCTTGTTTTCACCCCCTCGTGTTTCTTAGCCCAAGTAGATTTATTCCAAGCTTCAGAAGAAAACATAGATCTAAGGGCTTGTTTTTGGTTTTGAATGCTTTGAAGCGTGAGATATGCTGTAGCAAAGCGAGTGACAGCAGGACGCAGTAACTCATGATTATCTGTAAATGACCTCATCAAATCTAATACCCAAGTATGCCCATAAATAAATCTCACCACTTCTTTTGCCTTTTTAAGTATTTTTTGATGAAGTGTCAACTTTCCTATATCTTCTAACAAGAGATCAATACAATGTGCAGCACATGGAGTCCAATAAATATGAGATCGAGTTTCCATTATTCTGTTTCCAACATTCACAAAATTAGAACCAGTATCAGTAATTATTTGAACAACATTTTCTTCTCCAACTTCATCGATAATTTTATTTAAATGCAATGCAAGCATTTCACCACTTTTAATAGAGTCAGAGGCATCAATAGATCTCAAAAAGAAAGTACCGGCTAGACTATCAATCAAAAAGTTAATAAAACATCTACTTTTTCCATCTGTCCAACTATCAGACATAATTGAACAACCATATTGCTTCCAAGATTTCTTGTGTTCATATAACATCTTATTAATGTTTGTAACCTCATATTTTAATATCCAAGTTCTCAATTCATGCATGGAAGGAGGCACAAAACCCAGTCCATAATTTGCAACTCTTTCAAACATTGGTAAATAATATGGGTCATTTGCAACATTAAAAGGTATACCACTTGAAAAGAAGAACCTACCGATTCGTTGACAAACTTCtttcctctcttcttttttccaTTTGGAGTTTAAAGTAGCTTGCCTTGTTTGTGCACTAACATAATCATCAATTGGACCTCTTGCCTTTGGATGTGAATTCGGCATACTTGGAGAAGTACCATATTCATTGCCCATACCACTTCCAGATGCAACGGATCGCATTTCTTGCAAAGTAGTATTCCGCAAGGTTTTAACTTTTTGAAGCTTTAGTAATGCTTTCTTGCATTCATCGGCCACTTCATCTGGCATTGTAGGACAAAGATTTATTCCTTTATGGGTGCATGCTAAGTGTTGCTTCAGTCTGTTGATGGTGCCACTACATCGTTGATTACAAAACTTACATCGAAAGAAGTTTTCATCTGGATTCACGATTGTATATTTCCAAGCAAAATCTTTTTTGCTCACTGTATTTCCCTCTTCATCCATTGTCAACAATGACCTGCCAATATAAAGTTTATAGTTACTTGCAAGTTTTAGTAATGAAAGAGTTATAGTTAATAACTTACTACTCTATAGtctatattttttaattatcCATCAATCACTTAAATTTATTACTTCTAAAGAAAGggaataaataattttaaaactcgtTGATTTTAGTATTTGCATATAGCTTCTTCTTCTGGTGAGGCAAATCAATCTTTCTATAAGATATATTGACTAAATAGGATTGATCTTTTATACAAGAGTCCATATTAGGTTGAAGATTCTGTAAAATATAGAAATAAACATATGCATTAGTTAAAAGGGAAAAACATTAAGCTTGACAATAGTTCCTTTGTCCTTTCCTTAATAGTTCGTTACTATTTTTCAAGAAGAAAGTCAGAAACTACAAGTGCATGTTGATAATCACACAATAAACATACAAAATGCAGAAATTTTTAAAATATAGCAACAGCAAGAAACAAAAACCAAAAGTAGCAAAAGACACCTATTATAATTTTCGGAGTTAGAGTGATTAGTGAAGTAAAAAGCTCCAGCAGTTGAGGAGAAAGCTCAAGGTTCTATCATATATGGAGTATGACTGTGGAGTGTGGACGATTCTTCACTGTAGAACAAGGTTAGGGCTTTTTTTTAATAGGGTGGGGATAGATTTGGGGTAAAACGAAAAAGGGTTTAAAAAATATAAGGGCAATTGTCAAAATTATCCTTCAATTGGTTAAGTTCCATCATGCGTGTGTCTTGGTTCTAAGGCGAGTCTTGCGCCTAAGCGTGCACCTCATCTCTTGGGGCATGCACCCAAAGGATCTGCGCCTCTCACTAATGCCCAGATGCGTTTTATGTGCGCCCCGCCCCGATTCGCGCCCCGGGACTCGCCCCATAAACGCCCCTAAAAACATTGTTTCTATCTAATATAGCTATGTGTGATGTTCTTAATTTCACTTTCAATCATGCTTTGTTTTGGTtgctattctacttttaatactaatgaagaatgaaattaagctaaatatgatatttttgtaagggttttcttaattggtaaaaaggcactagggaagtgacttacacctaggtccATCTAACGGGGTCTAAAACGTAGTGTAGACTTGTTATAATTGggattatgatataaccattgcacataattacccactctatacctctcgatagtttgagtgactttgccctaattggttttctcaagcccaattgggtgtttaaACAATGGAAGCAAAactggctcaagtcgggtattactatctctaagtttaaccctttaattggggctatcaatctcttgaatgaaccccaattccttgttagcttgaatttcctagacttagtctctctttctcaagaagagcctaagtcaaaaaggcacaaatcagtgtttgcaaccaccaattcaacaattaaagcatgattcaagctaaatatcattgacccataaatatttaagccctaaaattgaggatccattaaatacccacattaggattgggccacaaccctagctaatgggcttagctactcataatcaaagaagaaatcaaaggTAGAGAtaaaatataagccataaaaagtaattacaagagtaaaatctaagattaattgctaaagatgttctaaaattactctaaaagGCTAAAATGGTTGTTCACATTCTCTACAAAATAACATAtgccctaaaaatctgaaaaagaactatttatacacagctaaatttttcGAACAAAATTGCCCCTACAGAGATTCCGCTGACAGTGGAAAATAGGTCGTCTCAGCGTTATGACTTCCGCAGCCGCACAAAAGCAAGCGTGGACCGTGGTTCTTCTCTTCTGAGCTGGGTTCTGAACTTGAGTCCACTGGGAGCGAAAAATCATCCGCCTCAGCGCTCCTTCAACCGCGGCCGTGAAATATGATCGTGGACCGCGCCTTTTAATTTGAGCTCCAAACTTTAGTTCTCTGATTCTTCATTCCGCTGAGGGCAAGAAATGGACCGCAGCCGCGCCAGATAGTTCAGCTACCGTGCAATTTTACCGCGGGCAGCGGTGACTGTTAAGCGTAATTGTTGACTCTCTGAACCTGGTTACCGCTGAGAGCGTAGTTAAGACCGCCTCAAAGGTGAGACCTCCGCGTCCGCTTCTATTTCTTCGTTGTCAGCGCCCTTTTGACTCAGCTTTGAagttgtgcaggtttcactcctttatgaGCTGGTTATGACATTGTTGTCTTTTTTTGACAAAACActacaaacaagcacaataagctAGCTTTCGGGAATACTTGCACACACattaatccaaaacctaagcaaaaaagagtataaaataggctagaatccctagttttcaataggtagaccctggatcaaatagcactgaagcatccctactgcAGACGGAAATAATACATGCGATAACGACATCTGAAGCCAATGCATCTAGTCTGGTCGGAAAAGCATAGAATTTGGCTGGAGcgccggctggctggcctccacctgactgaatagtagctggctgacctctccctgtctggcctccacctctaggacggcccctacCAGCCTGTCCCCCGCCTCTGGGCAGCTGGACAGTCGGTGCTGTAATCATGGGCTGCTGACTCTACTACACTGTCTTGCCCCGAAGTCTGGGGCAGGTCCTCTTTATGTGACCCGGATCTCCACACTCGTTAACCTCTCGGCACCATAGACTGCTGTCCTGAAGTCTGGccctgatggcctgaatacccaGTAGAGGAACTCTAAATACCTAGTGGGCGGTATGAACTCTCCGGTATAGCACTAAAGTGGGAGCTGGAGGAACCCTGgggacctgaatacccactggaagaaccctggaTGGCTGGcgggcggtaagaactctctggtATAGTGCTGAAATAGGGGGCGCTGGAGTAcctcgaggaggtggtggtgctaAATATGGGGGCCTactaggctgacccctcccaaactgacctctgcccctagccggggcacctctaaactctccagagaatcgagccctcttgtcctgctgcatctgctctctacctcttagacggtagccctcaatcctccgagcaatctccactaccagctgataaggagtccccatctcaacctctcgggccatgttggCCCTAATACCAGAATGCAACCCTGCAACAAACCTCTGCACTCTCTCTGTATCAGTAGAAAGTATCATCAGTGCATGGCgggacaactcagaaaacctcgcctcatagtcggtcactgACATTTGACCCTACTCAAGCTactcaaactgataccgcaactcttccctctcaGGGGGGATATACCTATCTAAGAAAAGTTGTGTAAACTGACCCTAAGTAATGGGAGAAGAACCCGCTGGCCTGTTGAGAAGTCAACCCTatgggactccaatatcctcgTGTTGTGCAGTCTATCCCTGCACCTATTgatgaaatcctgggcatcctcatgacgctcgcCTCCGAAGATAGaagggtgtagcctagtccatctgtcAATTAACTTCTGCAGATCGCCATCCGCAGCTGGTCTAGGCTCAGGTATCACTGCGACAACTGGTTGGGCCCCATCTGCAAGTAGTACACGCAGAGTCTGATACACTGTAGCTGCATGcccaggagcctgagcagtaggggtctgtgctccccctcctgcctaAGATATGGCTGGGCCTGCTGGAAATAAAATGGCCTAAGTCATAGAgtccatgaaccgcagcatacggCCCATAACCTCCTGGAAGCCTGGTGCCGTCATGAAATCCGTCGGGGCAGGCGCTGTTGCGGGCACCTTGCCTGCTCCTCAATAATAAGATCCCCCGCAGGATCCGTTGGTGGTGCAACTGGAGCAGCTCTAGGACGCCCTCATCCCCTATctcgggccggtgccctcccccggcctttGCCTCGGCCTATAGCAATGGGGGGAACAGCTCCTCCCGGGTCTGGAACATCTGCcatgcgtgtcctcaccatctatgagagaaaagaagaaggaaatttagTACACCATAAACTGCACgatagaagatgaataaagagtagttttctaACACCCTATAACCTccagaagataagtacagacgtctctgtaccgatccgcaagactctattaggtttgcccatgacttgtgagacctatatgaacctagtgctctgataccatgttatcacgctccaaattccattataggttgtcacgacccaaatccactaagggtcgtgatggcaccggacattgctgtcaggcaagccaaccaaattacttgattaagttctcattttaacaattttgaaaattaagatttttccttcaattttactagtaaaagataatctttacaatgtaaataaaagaatgtttggAAGTAAATTCAAGATACCTAATAATCATctcaaaacccggtgtcacaagtgcatgagcatctactaagaaggaaataaaatgcaacaaccgtctggaatacaatattggacagaaaataaaaaCAGAtaactgaaagagactctgctggttgcgggtcgcctcgagaagtacagctcacctaagtctccgtatcaaccatgctgctatgcccagtaggccactagagatacatatgcatgtgcaacaaaaatgcacagaagtgtagtatgagtacgaaaacaacgtgtactcaatgagtatcccgtctaatctcgaagaagtagagacgagaggtcgactttgacacttactagtggtccaataacaaTATAGTGAAAATGTGAGGAAATCATGGATTTTATAAAACAATTATAAACTCGTAAAAccagatagcaggtaaacaacaTCTCAAATAAGTGCAGATTTCCAAAGGTTACTTTTCATTATGCTTATCAACTATATCTGGCCAGGGAAGGCAAATATTATCGCATAACATTCTCAGGCAAGCAATATAAGCATGCAcatatcatgtcgaggtcgtacggcccaatccaacaggaatgtaaaatgtgcactgccgtgggtcgaacggcacgaaccatagatgcatctattaccctgctcgcgtatcatacatgcgacacggtcaacataaataaacaaataccccgctcgcgaatcatacatgcgatgcgggcACACATAGATACACACTGTGAAATAGCCAATTAAGAGTTTATtccaataaaagccaattctcttttaatgatttaagaaatgaagtttaatccttttagaaattcatttaccaatttgatgagatttaagcaattcaagttgtcaataagtttacaaataatccaagtacagcatgcttttgggtcctagactacccggacaatagcataatagtagctacgcacggactctcgtcacctcgtacatacgtagcccccacaaatagaagcacataaccaattaactcgcctatggggacaattccctcttacaaggttagaaaggagactcacctcactccgaagatccataaccggcattccactcCCTTCCGAAGACCTaaattgatgcacaacgctccaaaactagccaataattatgaaaaatccattaatatatgttcaagtACTCATAATATTCCAATTTATAGCAATTCGTAACCccaatcgaaaagttgacaaaattgccctcgagtccacgtgcccgaattccgaaatttttcgaagataaactttacccatgaactcacgaactcaaatatataattttctcttaattccatacctaaaatcgtggtcaaattccaagaatataaatTTTCTAGGTCTTTCTCAAACCCTCCAAATTTCTACCcctttacatgctaaaatccatacaaaatcgatatatttaactcaatatatgtggggttagcttaccttatcgttgatgatgaaaatcccctcttgaagctctccaaaatcgtccataCCAAATAAAAAATGGGAGAAAAATGACCATCTCCCGATTTTTAAAAGAactcactgcctccagcacttccgcatctgcggtcagcgGACCGCATTTGCGAGAAGATGACTGCATCTCCGAAATAGGGAGAGAAAGCTGGGACCACTTCTACGATCTGGGGGCCGCATTTGCGGAGCCGCTTCTGCAATTCCTGGCCTAGCTTGCTCGGGCCGCTTCTGCGATGcaaggaccgcttctgcggtccaccaaccggaggtgcggttatgacagaagaagCAACCTTCAGCCCTTctcaaaaattccattttcgatccgttaaccacccggaatccacccgaggcccccgggaccccaaccaatcataccaaccaatcccaaaacacattacggacttgctcgaggcctcatcatatcaaacaacgctaaaatcttgaattgacctccaatccaagctttatgaactttagaacttctaacttctactttcgatgtttaaacctagcaaatcacgtccgattgacttcaatttttgcacacaagtcatatttgacgttacggacctactccaactttcagaatcggattccaaccccgatatcaaaaattccacttccggtcaaacttctcaaaaaccttcaaattctatctttagccaaatgacttcacaATGACCtgcggacctccgaattcacttccgatcgtgctcccaactccagaattatcatacagagctattcccagactcagaatcccaaacggatatcgataacactgaaatgcacttcaacccaaacttatggaaTTTCTTCCAAAGTGCTAGCTTCTACAACAGGTGCCAAACACTCCCGGGTCATTCAAAACCcgatctgggcatacgcccaagtacgaaatcatcatacaatcCTACTGGAACCTTTggatcctgattccgaggtcatttactcaaaaatccaatcttggtcaattctttcaactcaaggcttccgaaatgagaattctctctccaaatcaactctgaactttccgaaattcaattccgaccatgcgtacaagtcataatacctgaaatgaagctgctcatggccttagACTGCTGAAtaatgcgctagagctcaaaacacgGTCGTGaaggcgcccaacaccgttgttaggcaagccaaccctaatCAACTAGTGAGTTATCAATTATTTTATTAAACAATCCCAATATTTACTTAACTTAAATTTAAAGCAGTCGATAATTAACAATTTCATAATAATAGAGATACAACCCAaaataatagtctactaatgtgtgtgctaGGGACTAGTGTCACAAGTACGAGGGTAACTAGTAGAATGCACAAAAGAATATAattatcctactgtctgaaatagaatagacagtaaTAACAAAACGAGAGACTTCGGTATGCTGTTGAACGGTTCAGAAGGGGCAGATCACCGTGGAAATCTCGGTCAAGTATCAGGAACGCGCGCCAGAGTGGTAGCTAGATGCacttgcctcagatcctgtacatttAAGTACAAAAACGTAGTATGAATACAtgaacaatatgtacccagtaagtattcaatctaacctcgaagaagtagtgacgaggggtcgactcgaCACTTACTAGGttcaataataatataatttaagtgttacactaagcatggatatcataaATAAATAATAGTTGATAACAAGAAGTGACAGGTTCTTTCATAGATAATATTTCTGTTAACAATCTATATTTCAAGGCATTTAATGCAGTTCAAATCACAGAAAGTACCAAGCAAATAGCATGCACAAATAATTCTGAGGTCGTACGgctccgatccaacataaaaataaagtgTGCCCTACCGGAgagtcgaacggcgcgaaccatagatgcatctatttccccgctcgcgaatcatacatgcaacgtGGTCAAACGCAGATAAACATATCAAGCAGTCAATCAATAATTTATCAAGAAAGCAATTATCCAAAGTAATGTCAAACTTCTCTTTAACggtcaagaaaatgatgtttaactttttagaaattcatttgccAAGTTCGATATGATTCATATAATCTAAATTAACAATAAAGTTACAAATATGGCAAgtaaagcatgtttttgggtcctaaactacccagacttaagcataatagtagctacgcacggactctcgtcaccttgtgcgtacgtagcccccgcaattAGTGgcaaatatttaattattttccctatggggacaattccatcttacaaggttagaaaggagacttatctCGTCCCAAAGCtcacttcaaatttcaagaataccCTCAAATCGGAGCTGGACGATCCAAAAACTATTcaaatggggtaagaactagtcaatacatgctcaagagttcatattctaactattaaactagggaaaatgcataagtacccccctGACCTATACCCGGATTTCCAACTACAtactttttctttgcgggaatcatattaccccctaaacttattttaaatggaattatttgcacccttaacgTTGATGTGACAGAGTGTGTGTATTTCACTATCCCAAAGGGTGAGAAGCAAGAAAAAAcgattttcaaattattttttattcttttttaccattttttcttacttttttttccttttcctttttctttgtcttttttcttttactttttttcgtttcttctctaattcTGGCGGATATTCATTCATTGGCGACTTTGTCTAaccattttcttccattttttcatttcatacacaaattaaactctcaaaaagatctattcataagcaaagcaaaatacactcagatttggggggggggggaattcatcatcggaaaaccttCTCACTTCGGAAAAAAAatgatgtattgaaattttaactgGAAAAAGTTTTCCCAACTTATATTCGtttatttcttttgctcttcctcccactcataaattacactttcaagaaaaatttatatatatgtataaaaacAAAACACACTTAGATCGGGATAAAAATCTGTCGCCGGAAAAAAAAATCACCGGAAAAAATGGTGTTTGTGAAATCACCGACGACCACCATTTTATGCCGccggtga
Proteins encoded:
- the LOC138869447 gene encoding uncharacterized protein, which translates into the protein MITAPTVQLPRGGGQAGRGRPRGGGQTGRGQPATIQSGGGQPAGAPAKFYAFPTRLDALASDVVIACIISVCSRDASVLFDPGSLLTMDEEGNTVSKKDFAWKYTIVNPDENFFRCKFCNQRCSGTINRLKQHLACTHKGINLCPTMPDEVADECKKALLKLQKVKTLRNTTLQEMRSVASGSGMGNEYGTSPSMPNSHPKARGPIDDYVSAQTRQATLNSKWKKEERKEVCQRIGRFFFSSGIPFNVANDPYYLPMFERVANYGLGFVPPSMHELRTWILKYEVTNINKMLYEHKKSWKQYGCSIMSDSWTDGKSRCFINFLIDSLAGTFFLRSIDASDSIKSGEMLALHLNKIIDEVGEENVVQIITDTGSNFVNVGNRIMETRSHIYWTPCAAHCIDLLLEDIGKLTLHQKILKKAKEVVRFIYGHTWVLDLMRSFTDNHELLRPAVTRFATAYLTLQSIQNQKQALRSMFSSEAWNKSTWAKKHEGVKTRATILFDQNFWLYIAYYVKSVTPLVRVLREVDSEEKPCMGYMYDLMNRSKEKIAINCGSNQKKYGPIWKRIDDRWNNQLHRPLHAAGYYLNPRLRFDERFSNNYEIKQGLFQCMERMLGYEERFKVDVQLDSYDHLRGDFGSQLAMDSKKVRSPTDWWIHFGGRTPELTKFAIRVLNLTCSSSGCERNWSTFESIHTKKRNRLEHHRLNSLVYVRYNARLRERSIKRKMQNVDPILVDEIDSDDEWITEKEDPVLPEDPSWLDEENLFDVDVIRMVPPTAYENDLTYESIIDVGSLRDTSELSPSNKKHKASGMYNMENNDPIGNAILGEDVDDTGEDEITNVMLTLLEQRGYFTGAPHQNAYKHLKGFVDTCWGSKQTNVLEDALRLRLFPFSLRGKALDWLERFPNHSITTWDELADKFIAKFFLPGHMAALRDEILAFKHEPNEPLHEIWDRYRTMVKECPNNDMTEVMIQQTFYWGINTTNQCVVNQLAGGNFMKLSYDEACDILDEMADTSSAWQSRANMP